The proteins below come from a single uncultured Dethiosulfovibrio sp. genomic window:
- a CDS encoding methyl-accepting chemotaxis protein: MTIRGRFGLLTGVAVLAMTVMGFLSFWGARGIVLDQLIRSGEDGARFGQSTVENWMRGRIQLVTNTAINVAYLWDDYGTTEVILAGYMESITEANVEDGFVNVYTGFPNGRFADGTGWMPPSGYDPRTRPWYSLAVERGVPAFTSPFVDMVTGNTVVSVVCPSYSSYDGGLIGVVGADLDLAVLEEQVKGQSIGGVGQVYLIDQSGLAVIHPDKEVAMKKNLFDVDKALAPFREMILDRSQGGYVRFSREGEDCIAFYMPLFTGWHIVMTVSESLLLAPIKNLGLRALALGSALTILLLFFILLITRTVLIPLERLKLSSGQVAEGDLTVSVHSERKDEIAQVSNGIDRMISSLRSFFLSLDNRSRELENGASSLADTVKGNEELSEQLRKRVSVMTQDSISNSEAIEEVNGGMEEISAGTKETARASQEAAQGALSLKSEAQFAVEAISVAAHRIEEMASAFEDIAGSVSDLHENAGRIGDMVKSITAIADQTNLLALNAAIEAARAGDAGRGFAVVAEEVRKLAEESNIAAGEIGNLAEEIVRRTKGSLEAAEEGRDLAERGTEESQRMRSNMASVIRSVDLIGEQLRTIASASEQQSAGTQEMAESIERISSGVARTGSEVQGIEVDLEVLAEGADRLVSLAEVLNEISLEMRKELRRYVLDGDNSSPQHM; encoded by the coding sequence ATGACCATCAGAGGAAGGTTTGGGCTTTTGACCGGTGTCGCCGTATTGGCTATGACGGTAATGGGTTTTCTCTCTTTCTGGGGTGCCAGAGGGATAGTCCTGGATCAGCTCATAAGATCCGGCGAGGACGGGGCCAGGTTTGGTCAGTCGACGGTGGAGAACTGGATGAGGGGCAGGATCCAGTTGGTCACAAATACGGCTATTAACGTGGCATACCTATGGGACGATTACGGCACCACCGAGGTTATTCTCGCTGGATATATGGAGTCTATTACCGAAGCTAACGTTGAAGATGGCTTTGTGAACGTCTATACAGGTTTCCCTAACGGCCGATTTGCCGACGGTACAGGGTGGATGCCTCCTTCCGGTTACGATCCCAGGACAAGGCCGTGGTATTCTCTGGCGGTGGAGAGAGGTGTCCCCGCTTTTACCAGTCCTTTTGTCGATATGGTGACCGGAAATACCGTCGTGTCGGTGGTATGTCCCTCTTACAGTTCGTATGACGGAGGGCTTATCGGGGTGGTAGGGGCCGATCTAGATCTTGCGGTGCTGGAGGAGCAGGTAAAAGGTCAGAGCATCGGCGGTGTCGGTCAGGTCTATCTCATTGACCAATCGGGGTTAGCGGTTATCCACCCGGATAAAGAGGTGGCTATGAAAAAGAACCTGTTCGACGTCGATAAAGCTCTAGCTCCCTTCCGAGAGATGATATTAGACCGATCTCAAGGCGGTTACGTCAGGTTTTCTCGGGAAGGAGAGGACTGCATAGCCTTCTATATGCCTCTTTTCACCGGCTGGCACATCGTTATGACCGTATCTGAGTCCCTGCTCTTGGCGCCGATCAAAAATTTGGGGCTGAGGGCCCTCGCCTTGGGATCAGCTCTGACCATTTTGCTGTTGTTTTTTATACTGTTGATAACCCGAACCGTGCTTATCCCTCTGGAAAGGCTGAAACTATCCTCTGGACAGGTAGCGGAGGGGGATCTAACGGTTTCCGTCCATTCCGAGAGAAAGGACGAGATAGCTCAGGTCTCCAACGGTATAGACCGAATGATATCCTCTCTGAGGTCTTTCTTCCTTAGCCTGGATAACAGATCGAGAGAGCTGGAAAACGGCGCTTCCTCTTTGGCTGATACGGTTAAGGGAAACGAGGAGCTTTCGGAACAACTGAGAAAAAGGGTTTCGGTGATGACTCAGGACAGTATCTCCAACTCCGAGGCGATAGAGGAGGTCAACGGAGGAATGGAGGAGATCTCCGCCGGAACCAAAGAGACCGCTAGGGCCTCACAGGAGGCCGCTCAAGGAGCTTTATCCCTGAAATCGGAGGCACAGTTTGCCGTAGAGGCTATCTCGGTAGCAGCCCATAGGATAGAGGAAATGGCCTCAGCCTTTGAGGACATAGCCGGATCGGTGTCAGATCTCCACGAGAACGCCGGCAGGATCGGCGATATGGTGAAGTCCATAACCGCTATAGCGGATCAGACCAATTTGCTGGCCCTCAACGCCGCTATTGAGGCCGCCAGGGCAGGGGACGCTGGCAGAGGTTTTGCCGTTGTCGCCGAGGAGGTCCGAAAGCTGGCGGAGGAGAGCAACATAGCCGCTGGAGAGATAGGGAACCTTGCTGAGGAGATAGTTCGTAGGACCAAGGGGTCTCTTGAGGCCGCCGAAGAAGGAAGGGACCTGGCGGAGAGGGGAACCGAGGAGAGCCAGAGAATGAGATCCAATATGGCCTCGGTGATAAGGTCGGTTGACCTGATCGGTGAACAGCTGAGGACCATAGCATCGGCGTCGGAACAGCAGTCCGCTGGCACCCAGGAGATGGCCGAGTCGATAGAGAGGATAAGCTCAGGGGTTGCCAGGACCGGCTCAGAGGTTCAGGGAATAGAGGTGGATCTCGAGGTTTTAGCGGAAGGTGCCGATCGTCTTGTATCCTTAGCGGAGGTGCTTAACGAGATATCTTTGGAGATGAGAAAAGAGCTTCGAAGATACGTTCTAGACGGCGATAATTCGTCTCCCCAACATATGTAG
- a CDS encoding HD domain-containing phosphohydrolase yields MRANLILALFCLAVIALSSTALIVQLELDKKREIESAYRRTENMARAFQEHSLRTIQNVHHILNSLRDVYLKRGGLAMKSFSEVANASVARYAVESRRGQESLFNLLGVIDGSGNLVLSSQVPFVSVNVRERDYFKAHREGRRDFLVSPPVLGTTTGKWFIPMSIPLFDEGDFGGLVLASVNPFMFSDFYSRISIGPGSVIAMVTLDGVVLSGVHDDRPLAMSQVIQDKKVLSVMSQIPNGSLMGDMIGDGNKRILSFRQIYPYDIFIVAGETEEYVLADFHRRRTVMIWSVLSFNFLVILFFIAFRAAKAREEATEERFQSFFEQNSVGFSITSPDGSWKHVNDKLCRMLEYDKSELFSMTWRDITPEEDRSQEVIRFWSLVERGVTESFSQKRYIRKDGSILDVEVSTHLIRDKDGDVAYLASSIQDITERLESQRLLAQRAFELEKHRETIINSMAILAEYRDGDTGGHIQRTKAYVKLLLERSGGDALFPPEDLPLVWQSAALHDIGKVAVPDSVLLKPGPLSKEEFDQIKIHPVVGGEVLARTEGLLGGGAFISYARDITEYHHEKWDGSGYPHGLRGTDIPFLARVMAIADVYDALVSARPYKVSFGHSKAVSIIEEGAGSHFDPDLVQVFLSCEREFETIYLYTS; encoded by the coding sequence ATGAGAGCTAACCTAATTCTCGCCCTTTTTTGCCTAGCGGTGATAGCCCTATCCTCCACCGCCCTGATCGTCCAGCTTGAGCTGGACAAAAAGAGAGAGATAGAATCCGCCTATCGCAGGACGGAGAACATGGCGAGGGCCTTTCAGGAACACTCATTGAGGACGATACAGAACGTGCACCATATACTAAACTCCCTGAGAGACGTCTACCTCAAAAGAGGGGGCCTGGCGATGAAATCTTTCTCCGAGGTAGCCAACGCCAGCGTGGCCCGCTACGCGGTGGAGAGCCGTAGAGGGCAGGAAAGCCTTTTTAACCTTCTAGGGGTAATAGACGGCTCAGGAAATCTGGTCCTGAGCTCTCAGGTCCCTTTCGTTTCGGTCAACGTTAGGGAGAGGGATTATTTTAAGGCCCATCGGGAGGGACGAAGGGATTTTCTCGTCAGTCCTCCGGTACTTGGAACCACTACAGGCAAGTGGTTTATACCTATGAGTATCCCTCTGTTCGATGAGGGGGATTTCGGCGGACTGGTCCTGGCTTCGGTCAATCCCTTTATGTTCTCCGATTTTTACAGCAGGATCTCCATCGGCCCAGGAAGCGTTATCGCTATGGTCACATTGGACGGGGTGGTCCTGTCCGGCGTCCACGACGACAGGCCTCTCGCCATGTCCCAGGTGATACAGGATAAAAAAGTCCTGTCGGTGATGTCCCAGATCCCCAACGGATCCCTCATGGGGGACATGATCGGCGATGGCAATAAGAGAATACTGTCCTTCCGTCAGATATACCCTTACGATATATTTATCGTCGCAGGGGAGACGGAAGAGTACGTTCTGGCGGATTTTCATCGCAGGAGAACGGTGATGATCTGGTCGGTGTTGTCCTTTAATTTTTTGGTTATCCTCTTTTTTATCGCCTTTAGGGCAGCTAAGGCCAGAGAGGAGGCCACGGAGGAGCGTTTTCAGTCCTTTTTTGAGCAAAACTCTGTGGGGTTCTCCATAACCTCCCCTGACGGTTCATGGAAACACGTAAACGATAAACTCTGTCGTATGCTGGAGTACGATAAATCGGAGCTTTTTTCCATGACCTGGAGGGATATCACCCCGGAGGAGGATCGTTCTCAGGAGGTTATCCGCTTCTGGTCTCTGGTGGAGCGAGGTGTAACCGAGTCTTTCTCCCAAAAGCGGTATATCCGAAAGGACGGCTCCATTTTGGACGTGGAGGTATCAACCCACCTCATAAGGGATAAAGATGGAGACGTGGCGTATCTGGCGTCGTCGATCCAGGACATAACCGAGAGGCTAGAGTCTCAGCGGCTCCTGGCTCAGAGGGCTTTTGAGCTTGAGAAGCACAGAGAGACCATCATAAACAGCATGGCTATACTGGCGGAGTACAGAGACGGCGATACCGGAGGGCATATCCAGAGGACAAAGGCTTACGTGAAGCTTCTTCTGGAGCGGTCCGGTGGAGACGCTCTTTTTCCGCCGGAGGACCTCCCATTGGTGTGGCAGTCCGCCGCTCTCCACGATATAGGGAAGGTGGCGGTTCCCGATTCGGTCCTACTCAAGCCTGGGCCTCTGTCCAAAGAGGAGTTTGACCAGATAAAGATCCACCCTGTAGTCGGCGGTGAGGTACTAGCCCGTACCGAGGGGCTACTCGGAGGAGGTGCTTTTATCTCCTACGCCAGGGATATAACCGAGTATCACCACGAAAAATGGGACGGCTCAGGGTATCCTCACGGCCTGAGGGGAACGGATATCCCCTTTTTGGCCAGGGTCATGGCTATTGCGGATGTCTACGATGCTCTGGTGTCCGCTCGGCCCTATAAGGTGTCCTTTGGCCACTCTAAGGCGGTATCCATCATAGAGGAAGGGGCGGGGAGCCACTTCGATCCCGATCTGGTCCAGGTCTTTTTGTCCTGCGAGAGAGAATTTGAGACAATCTACCTCTATACATCTTGA
- the trpB gene encoding tryptophan synthase subunit beta has protein sequence MTVMTSSVETGYFGAFGGRFVPEPLERPLEELASAFAEAVLDPEFEREYIRLMVEYVGRPSALTECLNLGRNLGGGRLFLKREDLNHTGAHKINNAIGQALLAKRMGKTRLIAETGAGMHGTASATVAALMGMECVVYMGAVDVERQAPNVSRMKLMGAKVVPVTQGQGVLKDAVDAALTAYVEDPETFYLLGSAVGPHPYPSMVRHFQRIIGREAREQILAREGRLPDEIVACVGGGSNAIGLFSGFIGDESVAITGVEPAGKGLETGEHAATLVAGTPGIIHGFKTYVLADEHGEPAPVYSISAGLDYPGVGPEHSHLKDSGRANYVAVTDKEAVEAFHLLCRTEGIIPALESSHALAYALKRLPQMDKDQILLLNLSGRGDKDMDQIMALEA, from the coding sequence ATGACCGTTATGACATCATCCGTAGAGACCGGTTACTTTGGGGCCTTTGGTGGCCGTTTTGTCCCAGAACCTCTTGAGAGACCTCTGGAGGAGCTCGCCTCCGCCTTCGCCGAGGCGGTGCTGGACCCTGAGTTCGAGAGGGAGTACATAAGGCTCATGGTGGAGTACGTAGGCCGTCCCTCGGCTCTGACCGAGTGCCTTAATCTCGGTCGTAACCTGGGCGGTGGAAGGCTGTTCCTCAAGAGGGAGGATCTCAACCACACAGGAGCACACAAGATCAACAACGCCATAGGTCAGGCCCTGTTGGCCAAGAGGATGGGCAAGACCAGGCTTATAGCCGAGACCGGGGCGGGAATGCACGGTACCGCTTCCGCTACCGTGGCCGCCCTGATGGGGATGGAATGCGTTGTCTACATGGGCGCCGTGGACGTAGAGCGTCAGGCCCCTAACGTGAGCAGGATGAAGCTGATGGGTGCTAAAGTGGTACCGGTGACCCAGGGGCAGGGAGTGCTTAAAGACGCCGTGGACGCCGCCCTCACCGCCTACGTGGAGGACCCTGAGACCTTCTACCTCCTGGGTTCCGCTGTTGGGCCACATCCCTACCCCTCGATGGTCCGTCACTTCCAGAGGATCATAGGTCGAGAGGCCAGAGAGCAGATCCTGGCCAGGGAAGGCCGTCTGCCAGACGAGATAGTGGCCTGCGTTGGAGGCGGTAGCAACGCCATAGGGCTTTTCTCCGGCTTCATCGGCGACGAGTCGGTTGCCATAACCGGAGTTGAGCCCGCTGGTAAGGGCCTGGAGACCGGCGAGCACGCCGCTACCTTGGTGGCAGGTACGCCGGGGATCATCCACGGCTTTAAGACCTACGTTCTCGCTGACGAGCATGGTGAGCCTGCACCGGTTTATTCGATCTCCGCCGGATTGGACTACCCTGGAGTCGGGCCGGAGCACTCGCACCTTAAAGATTCGGGCAGAGCCAACTACGTGGCGGTGACCGACAAAGAGGCGGTGGAGGCCTTTCACCTGCTCTGTCGCACCGAGGGGATAATCCCCGCTCTTGAGAGCTCCCACGCCCTGGCCTACGCCTTGAAGAGGCTTCCTCAGATGGACAAGGACCAGATCTTGCTGTTAAACCTCTCTGGCAGAGGGGACAAGGACATGGACCAGATAATGGCCCTCGAGGCTTAG
- the nudC gene encoding NAD(+) diphosphatase codes for METFIFKGNDVVIPVEGWTLRSIEAISTGEVPQVGKWLEIDGELSLPDGWRTVPRRTLWEVMGEKTFAVANRLYAEMDWRTNSRFCGRCGSPMKDMEDRGRRCPSCGNTSYPVISPAVIVAVEKEGKLLLGHNRAFPGKRYSVLAGFVDLGESLEDTVKREIKEEVGIEVCDVDYFGSQSWPFPRSLMVGFRAKWLEGEIEVDGVEIDHADWFAPEDLPEIPGSVSISRRLIDDFIARWS; via the coding sequence ATGGAAACATTCATATTCAAAGGAAACGACGTAGTCATCCCCGTCGAGGGCTGGACCTTGCGCTCCATAGAGGCAATATCGACAGGAGAGGTCCCTCAAGTAGGGAAATGGCTTGAGATCGACGGCGAGCTGTCGCTGCCCGACGGATGGCGAACGGTGCCCAGGAGGACTCTGTGGGAGGTCATGGGGGAGAAGACCTTCGCCGTAGCAAACAGGCTCTACGCCGAGATGGACTGGCGCACAAACAGCCGGTTCTGCGGCAGATGCGGCTCACCTATGAAGGACATGGAGGACAGAGGAAGAAGATGCCCCTCCTGCGGCAACACCTCCTATCCGGTGATATCTCCGGCGGTCATAGTGGCAGTGGAAAAGGAGGGTAAACTGCTCCTTGGGCACAACAGGGCCTTTCCCGGAAAACGATACAGCGTCCTGGCGGGGTTCGTTGACCTAGGGGAGAGCCTTGAGGACACCGTAAAGAGGGAGATAAAGGAAGAGGTAGGAATAGAGGTCTGTGACGTAGATTACTTTGGAAGCCAGTCCTGGCCTTTCCCGAGGTCTCTCATGGTTGGCTTTAGGGCCAAATGGCTTGAGGGTGAGATAGAGGTGGACGGAGTGGAGATAGACCACGCCGACTGGTTCGCCCCCGAGGATCTACCGGAGATCCCCGGGAGCGTCAGCATATCCCGCCGTCTGATAGACGACTTTATCGCAAGGTGGTCCTAA
- a CDS encoding iron ABC transporter substrate-binding protein, with translation MLACFIAVALSSGASALEIVDGLGRTVEVPDGVDRIICSGSGSLRLATYLQLWDKVVAVDSIERKTDRFDARPYALARPAYKDLPLFGEFRGNDSPELILSLDPAPQVIFKVGCTVKEADTLYEKTAIPVVALNYGNLVDGRDNLYSAIRIMGQVAHAKDRAEEVVAFFDRTIEDLRSRTADVEAKPSAYVGGIAFRGPHGLLSTEPTYPPFAFSGVVNVAAQGAGAKAKHAVVAKEALLQWDPEIIFIDLSTITATGGGALKELSEPLWEGLSAVKEGRIYGVLPYNWYTQNFGNILSDAYFVGSLIFPDRFSDVDPSAKADEIFSFLVGEPVFKRLNQAFDGKVFVPLEVGR, from the coding sequence TTGTTAGCTTGTTTTATCGCAGTGGCTCTTTCTTCCGGGGCTTCGGCCCTGGAGATCGTAGACGGTCTGGGCCGGACGGTGGAGGTGCCTGACGGTGTGGATAGGATTATATGCTCAGGGTCGGGAAGTTTGCGGCTAGCCACCTACCTACAGCTCTGGGATAAGGTGGTCGCCGTGGACAGCATAGAGAGAAAGACCGACCGATTTGACGCCAGGCCCTACGCCCTGGCCCGTCCTGCCTACAAAGACCTTCCTCTTTTCGGCGAGTTCAGAGGCAACGATAGTCCCGAGCTTATTCTGTCTTTAGATCCCGCACCTCAGGTGATCTTCAAGGTGGGTTGTACCGTCAAAGAAGCCGATACCCTCTATGAGAAGACCGCCATTCCGGTGGTAGCGCTGAACTACGGAAATCTGGTGGACGGCAGGGATAACCTGTACAGCGCCATAAGGATTATGGGCCAGGTAGCCCACGCCAAAGATCGGGCTGAGGAGGTAGTCGCTTTCTTCGACCGAACCATAGAGGATCTCAGATCAAGGACCGCCGATGTGGAGGCAAAACCCTCGGCCTACGTAGGAGGGATCGCCTTCAGAGGTCCTCATGGACTTCTCTCCACCGAGCCTACCTACCCTCCTTTCGCCTTTTCCGGTGTCGTGAACGTCGCCGCCCAAGGAGCTGGTGCTAAGGCTAAACACGCAGTGGTGGCCAAAGAGGCTCTCCTCCAGTGGGATCCTGAGATAATATTCATAGATCTTTCAACGATCACCGCCACCGGAGGAGGTGCCCTTAAAGAGCTCTCCGAGCCTCTATGGGAGGGGCTCTCCGCCGTAAAGGAAGGTCGAATCTACGGTGTCCTTCCCTACAACTGGTACACCCAGAATTTCGGCAACATCCTGTCGGACGCCTATTTCGTGGGCTCTCTGATCTTCCCCGACCGATTCTCCGATGTCGATCCGTCCGCCAAGGCGGACGAGATATTCAGCTTTCTGGTCGGTGAACCGGTCTTCAAAAGGTTAAATCAGGCTTTCGACGGAAAGGTCTTCGTACCTCTGGAAGTAGGGAGGTAG
- a CDS encoding iron ABC transporter permease, translating into MHLDRAEVSLSYRRHVERKQVFMVFLFLLMALFFCLSLSVGVSGMPLERVLKGLLGMTEGRDRLILWSIRMPQAVAAVAAGAGLALSGAAMQAILRNPLGSPFTLGFSHAGAFGAALTVMVLAKISPVLPAWLVSIGPGVVALGAFVFCMIATSVILAVSAYRGASPETMVLCGVALGSLFTAGTMFLQYFADDVQLAAMVFWTFGDLARAGWKDLGVMALVLIPGGIYFYLKRWDFNAVEAGDETARGLGVDVSSLRLTGLVVSSLMVSVTVAYLGVIGFVGLICPHFIRRLLGDDYRYVVPASALAGALLLLVADTCARQIMAPHVMPVAVLTSFLGAPAFLWLLIRTVR; encoded by the coding sequence ATGCATCTGGACAGGGCGGAGGTCTCCCTTTCCTATCGGAGGCACGTGGAGAGGAAGCAGGTCTTTATGGTTTTTCTGTTTCTCCTTATGGCGCTGTTTTTCTGTCTGTCTCTTTCGGTAGGGGTCTCCGGTATGCCTCTTGAGAGGGTCCTCAAAGGTCTTTTAGGTATGACCGAGGGGCGGGATAGGCTGATACTATGGAGCATAAGGATGCCTCAGGCGGTGGCGGCGGTGGCTGCTGGGGCTGGGCTCGCGCTGTCCGGTGCGGCCATGCAGGCGATACTCAGAAATCCCTTAGGTTCCCCTTTTACCCTGGGGTTCTCACACGCCGGGGCCTTCGGTGCAGCCTTGACGGTCATGGTCCTCGCAAAGATATCTCCCGTCCTTCCTGCCTGGTTGGTCTCCATAGGCCCAGGGGTAGTTGCTCTAGGGGCCTTTGTCTTCTGTATGATAGCCACGTCGGTGATACTGGCGGTCTCCGCCTATCGAGGGGCTTCCCCTGAGACGATGGTCCTCTGTGGAGTGGCTTTAGGATCGCTGTTTACCGCTGGGACCATGTTTCTCCAGTACTTCGCCGACGACGTTCAGCTAGCGGCCATGGTGTTTTGGACCTTCGGCGACCTAGCTAGGGCTGGCTGGAAAGACCTCGGCGTGATGGCTTTGGTGCTGATTCCCGGGGGGATCTATTTCTACCTAAAGCGCTGGGATTTTAACGCCGTAGAGGCGGGGGACGAGACCGCCCGAGGTCTTGGAGTCGATGTATCCTCCCTCAGGCTCACCGGATTGGTGGTTTCTTCCCTCATGGTATCGGTCACGGTGGCTTACTTAGGGGTGATCGGTTTTGTGGGTCTGATCTGTCCTCACTTTATCCGCCGACTTTTAGGTGATGACTATCGCTACGTCGTTCCAGCCAGCGCCCTGGCGGGGGCGTTGCTGCTCCTGGTGGCCGATACCTGTGCGAGACAGATCATGGCTCCTCACGTGATGCCTGTGGCTGTGTTGACCTCTTTTCTAGGGGCGCCCGCCTTTTTGTGGCTTCTGATCAGGACTGTTCGATGA
- a CDS encoding ABC transporter ATP-binding protein, with amino-acid sequence MASDQDCSMILTVKDLGFRWGRDWVFRGISFSVNSGELLSVMGPNGVGKTTLLRCLNGILSPSEGTITVGGRDVSSMSRREIAKAMGYVPQFVQPQRMTVFDGVLLGRRPHIGWSVSERDLVTVESVLSLLGLSEFRLRSMDRISGGERQKVAIARAMVQEPSVMLLDEPTASLDMKNNMGMMEIISHVVHCHGLAAVATIHDVNCALRHSDRCLFLREGSIEALCTPSEVTGSTIESVYDLKADIIDHRGYPVVIPGG; translated from the coding sequence GTGGCTTCTGATCAGGACTGTTCGATGATATTGACGGTAAAAGACCTAGGGTTTAGGTGGGGAAGGGACTGGGTGTTCAGAGGTATCTCCTTTTCCGTGAATAGTGGAGAGCTTCTGTCGGTTATGGGCCCTAACGGTGTCGGTAAGACCACCTTGCTCAGATGCCTAAACGGAATCCTGTCCCCCTCCGAGGGGACAATTACCGTAGGAGGCAGGGACGTCTCCTCCATGTCCAGGCGGGAGATAGCCAAGGCGATGGGATACGTTCCTCAGTTTGTCCAGCCTCAGAGGATGACCGTCTTCGACGGGGTCCTGCTCGGAAGACGGCCTCATATAGGCTGGTCGGTGTCGGAGAGGGATCTAGTGACAGTGGAGAGCGTCCTGTCTCTCCTGGGGCTTTCGGAGTTTAGGTTGAGGTCTATGGATCGGATCAGCGGAGGGGAGAGGCAGAAGGTGGCGATCGCCAGGGCCATGGTCCAAGAGCCTTCGGTGATGCTTCTTGACGAGCCAACCGCTAGCCTGGACATGAAAAACAATATGGGGATGATGGAGATCATCTCCCACGTGGTACACTGCCACGGTCTGGCGGCGGTGGCCACTATTCACGACGTAAACTGTGCTTTAAGACACTCCGACCGGTGTCTTTTTCTGAGAGAGGGCTCTATCGAGGCTCTCTGCACTCCGTCGGAGGTCACAGGCTCGACGATAGAGTCGGTCTACGACCTAAAGGCGGATATCATAGACCACCGAGGCTATCCGGTGGTAATACCTGGAGGTTAG
- the tsaA gene encoding tRNA (N6-threonylcarbamoyladenosine(37)-N6)-methyltransferase TrmO, with protein sequence MNKYDIEPIGFIKSPYMERDEIPRQGFHAPEVEAVAVIDEKWADAMMGLEEIDRLMLLFLFHRSGEVHMTENKPWLGGERGVFATRSPNRPNHIGVSEVEVLSIQGREIRFKGPDMLDGTPLIDIKPAV encoded by the coding sequence ATGAATAAATACGATATAGAGCCCATAGGGTTCATAAAATCCCCTTATATGGAGAGGGACGAGATCCCGAGACAGGGATTTCACGCCCCCGAGGTGGAGGCGGTCGCAGTGATCGACGAAAAATGGGCTGACGCCATGATGGGACTGGAGGAGATAGACAGGCTGATGCTCCTTTTCCTGTTTCATCGCTCCGGCGAGGTCCATATGACCGAGAACAAGCCCTGGCTGGGAGGGGAGAGAGGGGTGTTCGCCACCAGGAGCCCTAACAGGCCCAACCATATAGGGGTCTCGGAGGTGGAGGTCCTGTCGATACAGGGCAGGGAGATAAGGTTTAAAGGCCCCGATATGCTAGATGGGACCCCGCTTATAGATATAAAACCGGCGGTATAG
- the modA gene encoding molybdate ABC transporter substrate-binding protein — protein sequence MRKNSVLFLVITLAIVFTAITGALALESDNVAVAASIYPCVAEMAKRFEEAGGKAPQFVPGASGNLAAQIQSGAPFGLYLSANVAWAKKLSEQGFLEELRPLASSPIVIWWNREETPPLGERLEDLTICIADPVAAPFGKAGKEYLDSIGLYDSMMKEKKIVIAGSVLKAALATDNGGSDASILSLSIALKMGKGQYQILPMPPLKNSGGLVKGNYSKNCESFWNFIRSPKMHISWENWGFKPTTND from the coding sequence ATGAGAAAAAATAGCGTTCTTTTTTTGGTCATCACCTTAGCCATAGTCTTCACCGCCATCACCGGTGCTTTGGCATTGGAGTCGGACAACGTAGCGGTCGCTGCAAGTATCTACCCCTGTGTTGCGGAAATGGCCAAAAGATTTGAAGAGGCAGGGGGCAAAGCACCTCAATTTGTCCCAGGGGCATCCGGAAATTTAGCCGCTCAGATACAGTCAGGTGCTCCCTTCGGGCTTTATCTTTCGGCAAACGTAGCCTGGGCAAAAAAACTTTCAGAACAAGGATTTCTAGAGGAATTGAGACCTCTGGCATCCAGCCCAATTGTCATTTGGTGGAACAGGGAAGAAACACCTCCATTAGGGGAGAGACTGGAGGATTTAACGATTTGCATAGCCGACCCCGTAGCGGCACCTTTCGGAAAGGCAGGAAAAGAATATCTCGACTCTATCGGTCTTTACGACTCGATGATGAAAGAAAAGAAAATAGTGATCGCCGGATCGGTGCTTAAAGCGGCCTTAGCTACCGATAACGGCGGTAGCGATGCTTCTATACTTTCTCTCTCCATCGCTCTCAAGATGGGTAAAGGTCAATACCAAATTTTACCGATGCCTCCTCTCAAGAACTCAGGAGGCTTGGTTAAAGGCAACTACAGCAAAAACTGTGAATCTTTCTGGAATTTCATAAGATCGCCTAAAATGCACATCTCATGGGAAAACTGGGGTTTTAAGCCGACAACTAATGACTAA